Proteins co-encoded in one Methylobacterium sp. WL1 genomic window:
- a CDS encoding glutathione S-transferase family protein — translation MLLYDHPLSSYAQKVKIALREKGLPFITELPESFGTGRSDGPFAAANPRTEVPVLIDGAVSIFESTVILEYIEERWPEPPLLPRDPAARAFARMTEDVCDTQYEAVNWGFGEVLWFGRATGTLAEHLMAQARAQTRALQEWLTRRLGAADWFGGAGFGWADAAVAPMVNRSVHYGLGPEPGSPLAAWHARLRRRPSVAATFIEFDAAAAKMAAASDLYTTGERRREYRDHRLEWMIKSGGVAVVLAGLRDGNIRFPWPQGD, via the coding sequence TTGCTGCTCTACGATCATCCGCTGTCGTCCTACGCGCAGAAGGTCAAGATCGCCCTGCGCGAGAAGGGCCTGCCCTTCATCACCGAGCTGCCGGAGAGTTTCGGCACCGGTCGGAGCGACGGGCCCTTCGCCGCCGCCAACCCCCGAACCGAGGTGCCGGTGCTGATCGACGGCGCGGTGTCGATCTTCGAGTCGACCGTGATCCTCGAGTACATCGAGGAGCGCTGGCCCGAACCGCCGCTGCTGCCGCGGGATCCCGCTGCCCGCGCTTTCGCCCGGATGACCGAGGACGTGTGCGATACGCAGTACGAGGCCGTGAACTGGGGCTTCGGCGAGGTCCTGTGGTTCGGCCGGGCCACCGGCACGCTCGCCGAGCACCTGATGGCCCAGGCGCGAGCGCAGACGCGGGCGCTTCAGGAATGGCTCACCCGGCGGCTCGGCGCCGCGGACTGGTTCGGGGGTGCCGGTTTCGGCTGGGCAGACGCGGCCGTCGCACCGATGGTCAATCGCTCCGTTCATTACGGCCTCGGGCCGGAACCCGGCAGCCCGCTCGCCGCCTGGCACGCGCGCCTCCGGCGGCGGCCTTCCGTGGCCGCCACGTTCATCGAGTTCGACGCCGCCGCCGCCAAGATGGCCGCCGCCTCCGACCTCTACACGACCGGCGAGCGCCGCCGCGAGTACCGCGACCACCGCCTCGAATGGATGATCAAGTCCGGCGGCGTCGCGGTCGTGCTCGCCGGCCTTCGCGACGGCAACATCCGTTTTCCATGGCCGCAGGGTGACTGA
- a CDS encoding catalase family protein produces the protein MQAPVRYSPHVEQVGPDEGATIDKLNETFDTILQTVADHSGHAVRSVHAKAHGILEGTLTVDAGLPPELAQGLFATPGEHKVYMRMSTNAGDILPDAVSLPRGLALKVLDVEGERLPGAEGTTQNFIMVNGTVFQAPSAEKFLGSLKLLAGTTDRVEGLKVAASTVLRGVNKALHAVGIDSPTIGALGGAPNVDPLGETYYSVTPFRYGDHIAKFSVAPVAPALTALTGREIDASGRPNAIRETVQSEMAGIAGEWEFRVQLCRDLERQPVEDPTVEWSEDEAPFQRVGRIRVQPQDSWDPGRVDAVDEHMRFNVWTGLAAHRPLGNINRARNAPYKHSAEFRQRFNGCPIHEPGSGR, from the coding sequence TTGCAAGCGCCCGTCCGCTACAGCCCCCACGTCGAACAGGTCGGGCCCGACGAGGGCGCGACAATCGACAAATTGAACGAGACGTTCGACACGATCCTGCAGACCGTCGCCGATCATTCGGGGCATGCCGTCAGATCCGTGCACGCCAAGGCGCACGGCATCCTGGAGGGTACGTTGACGGTGGACGCCGGGCTGCCTCCCGAATTGGCCCAGGGACTGTTCGCCACGCCCGGCGAGCACAAGGTCTACATGCGGATGTCGACCAATGCCGGCGATATCCTGCCCGATGCGGTCTCGCTTCCGCGCGGCCTCGCCCTGAAGGTGCTCGACGTAGAGGGTGAGCGGCTCCCGGGTGCCGAGGGCACGACCCAGAACTTCATCATGGTCAACGGCACGGTCTTCCAGGCCCCGAGCGCCGAGAAGTTCCTGGGCAGCCTGAAGCTGCTGGCCGGCACGACCGACCGGGTCGAGGGTCTGAAGGTCGCCGCCTCCACGGTGCTGCGCGGGGTGAACAAGGCGCTCCACGCGGTCGGCATCGACAGTCCGACCATCGGCGCGCTCGGCGGCGCACCCAACGTCGATCCATTGGGTGAGACCTACTACAGCGTCACGCCGTTCAGGTACGGGGACCACATCGCGAAGTTCTCGGTGGCCCCCGTCGCGCCGGCGCTGACTGCGCTGACCGGCCGCGAGATCGACGCCTCCGGCCGCCCGAACGCGATCCGCGAGACGGTGCAGTCCGAGATGGCCGGCATCGCGGGCGAGTGGGAGTTCCGCGTCCAGCTCTGCCGCGACCTCGAGCGCCAGCCGGTCGAGGATCCGACGGTCGAATGGAGCGAGGACGAGGCACCGTTCCAGCGTGTCGGGCGCATCCGGGTTCAGCCGCAGGACAGTTGGGACCCGGGCCGCGTCGATGCCGTCGACGAGCACATGCGCTTCAACGTCTGGACCGGCCTCGCCGCGCACCGTCCGCTCGGAAACATCAATCGTGCCCGCAACGCGCCCTACAAGCACTCGGCCGAGTTCCGCCAGCGCTTCAACGGCTGCCCGATCCATGAACCCGGCAGCGGCCGCTGA